Below is a genomic region from Echinicola rosea.
TGTCCTGCCCCATAGGGATGCTCATCGGTGTAATAAAGATAATCCTCCGTATAGATGGCATCCAGGCCAAAGGTATTTTTCAGATGGAAAGAAGGACTGAACTTGATGTCGGCATAGGCATTTCCCAGCATTCTATAATTGTCCAATTTTGTATTTTGCTCGTTGATGATCTGCAGGTTGTTATGGTACACCAATTCATCTGTACCTCCTACATAATAATCACCATTGGGCTTGTATGGCCTGTCAAACGGCCGCTGCCCCATGCTGCGCAAAAACACCGATGAACCATAGGTACCGTTTGGTACCCGGTGGTTTCTGGAAAAGCTCAGGTTGGTATTGGTACCGATTTCCAGCCAATTTACCGCTTGGTGGGTCACATTGACCTTGGCATTGTACTTTTTATAATCATTGGTCTTGAGTACTCCTTCCTGGTTTAGGTAACCACCAGAAATATAAAGTTTCGTTTTCTCACTCCCACTGGAAAAAGAGACGTTGACATTGGAAACCAAGGCATCCCTCAGCACCAAATCCAACCAATCGGTATCCGGCAGCCCGGGATAAGGATCTTCCATATAATCCACAAAGTTCCCGTCTCCAGGTGAATAGCCATTTTGCTCGTTATAGTTAAAACGAGCTTCATTGAGCACCTCTAGGTACAGGTCCGAATCGGCCATTTTTAACTTGTCCAGGTTCGGAAGATACTGGACGCCAAAATTGGTCTGGATATTCAGGCTTGATTGTCCCACTTTTCCGGACTTGGTGGTGATGATGACCACACCATTGGTGGCCCTTGAACCGTAAATGGCCGCGGACGCCGCATCCTTGAGCACTTCGATGGATTCAATGTCATTGGGATTAAGCTCGGACAGCGGGTTCATGCCTTCTCCAAGGTTAAAAAGCGCTGCATTATGGTTGACCAAGGGGATGCCATCTACTACATAGAGGGGCTCGTTCTGTCCACTCAGGGAACCGATACCGCGAATACTTACACGGACATTGCTTCCTGGAGTACCGGCACCGGCACCGACATGGACTCCCGGCATCCTTCCCTGCATCATCTGATCTGGCCCCAGTACCTGTCTGAAGTTCTTTTCATCTGGCCGGAAGTTGGAAATGGCACTGGTCACTTCCTTCCTGTCCTGCTGACCATAGCCAATGACCACTATTTCGGACAAGTCATTTTCTGACGGCCGGAGGGTGACCGCTATTTTACTGCGCCCATCTACGGGGATTTCTACAGGATCATATCCGATAAAGGAAATGACCAATATGGCATTTTCGGACAACCCATTGAAGGTGAATTTCCCATCCAAATCAGTGACTGTTCCTTTAGAGCCTCCCTTCACCCGAACGGTCGCACCGGGCAGCGGCTCCCCGTCCGTGCTGATTACCGTACCAGTAACCGTTATAGCTGCTGGATCATCAGTGGTTTTTGGCTTGATGACAATATAGGTTTCCACCAGCTGGTAGGTAAAAGGTTGGTGGCTGAAGATCTCCGTAAGGATCGTTTCAAGTGATCCGCTCTTCACGTCCACATATACGGGACGGGATTGGCTTACTGTTTCATCGTTGAACACAAACCGGTATTCAGATTGCGATTCTATCATTTCCATCACTTCTATCAGGGGAAGCCCCTGGGCTTTTAGCGTCAGATCCTGGGAATGGACCTTGGCCGTTACCTGAAAGACGAGTGATAAGCATAAGATTAGTGTCCATTTCATAACCAAAAGGTAATTGGGTGGAGCAAAAGATACCCCTTGTCCACCTTGTCCTAAGTGGGTTAATTTCATAACTTTACAAATTAGATGTTGATCGATAAAATTTTAATGTGAGGTTAAAAGGCATTGATCAGCCTGGCCGGTGGTTTTGCGAGAACCATCGGCTTTTTTTTAGTGGGTGGTGTTTTTTACATAGACTGTTCCGTTTTTTAGTTCAAAATCGATTGCTCCTGACATTTCCAGCATGCCCAATACCTTGGACAGATTGGTATCCATCGATATGGTACCACTGAAATGTTTTTCGGGAATATCTCCATCAAAGGAGACCTTGATGGCATACCATCGTTCCAATTGCCTCAAAATATCCTCAAGCTTGGTGCGCTTGAACATAAAAAGGCCCTCCTTCCAGGCCACCACCTGTCGGGTGTCTATCTTCCTTACCGAAAGCTGCCCATTTGAGAGTGCTTGTTCTCCAGGTGAGATGACCTTGGTCTTATCTTTATGGGAAACCTCGACGCTCCCCTCCAATAAGGTGGTCTTTGTCAAGGGCTCGTTTTCATAGGTGTTGATGTTGAAATGCGTGCCCAGTACCTTCACTTCAGTATCGTTGGCCTGAACGATAAAAGGTACTTCGGGATCGTGGGCGACTTCAAAATAACCTTCTCCTTTAAGCATCACTGTTCGGGACGGCCCGGTAAAATTGGACGGAAACGCCAAGGATGACGCACTGTTAAGCCAGACCTTTGTCCCGTCTGCCAACACCACCTGGTATTTCCCTCCCTTTGGTACAAAAACCCTGTTTACTTTGCTTTCAGGTGTGGTAAAATCTTTTTCCACATTGAATATCACCTGATCAAGCCGTTTGGCGACGGTAATACCAACATCCTCTTTCAACGTCCCTTCTGCAGCTCCTTCCAGAAGGATCTCTTCCCCATCCGGGAGGATCAAAATGGCTTTGTCCGTTCCCGGCCCCACATCTACGGTAGCCACCGTTCCTTGATCGGAAGGCGGCGTAATGGGCAACCATCCACCGTATATCCCCCAGCCCGTTATCACCACTGCCAGAATCGCTGCCGCTGCTGCATAGCGGACCCACCATTTTTTCTCTTGACTTTCCCTCTTGCCGCTGGATGGAAGGTGCTGCTTCAGCTTGCCAAAGGCCCCTTTGGAATCTATGGAAGAGAAGAAAGCCATCTCTTCTTCCAGTAAATGCTCTTGGCTGATACGCTCATAAAAATCCCTGCTCTCTTGGCTCTGGGAAAGCCAATCCTCCAAACGGTCGCGCTCGACTTCCTCCAGTGTTCCCTTAAGGCTCTTTAGGATAAGCTGAGTATATATATGAATATAATCTTGCTCGTTCATTTCAGTGTATTTGTCCTTATTACACAGAAATAGAAGAAACGGGTGAAAGAAAATATGGATTTTTTATAAAAAAATATTAATTAATATTGAGGTAACACCGATTAACAATTAATTAACAAAACAAGAACGTATAAGACTTCCGGATTTAGGCGTAACCGCAAGAGTTTAAGTCCCCGTTGCTTTTGGGTTTTTACGGTATTGATCGATACCCCGAGTTGGTCGGCGATTTCCTGGTTGGACTTCCCTTCCAAAAAACCTAAGGTAGAAATTCTCCTGCACCCCTCAGGAAGTGCCTCCATGGCAGCATAAAGCTCATTCAACACCTCTGAGTGGATCATCCGCTGGACGATGGACTGGTTTTGGTTCGATATCTCCGCCATTCCATCATCTATTCCCAAATTGTGTTTTTGATCACGAAGGGCATTGATACTCCTGTTCTTGACAGCTTTAAAAAGGTAGTTTTGGATGTACGGTATTTCATGCTCCAGAAGCTCCTCCTTTTGCGCAAATTGGATGAATACTTCCTGCACGATGTCCTCGGCAAGATCTTTTTCTTGCACATATTGGAAACAAAAATAGACCAGCTTTTTATGAAAACCATAAAAGACCTCCTCCAACGTAGGCTTGGTGCCTTTTCGAAATATGCTGGTCTGGTCATTGTTGTTTTTCATCGAGGTAATTCATCAGATAAGTATTAAGCCGTGTATCGGATACATCAAAATTAAAGAATAACTGTCCGAAGTTATTTTCTTTAGTTGTTATCAATTTATTAAAAACCCTTAACAGGTTCACTATACACGCATAAAAAAGCCCCAAAACTGGGGCTTTTTTTTATCAATTGACTTTCAGGGCGCTGTTCAATACCCTGGGTTCTGGTCACTGGAAGCATCCATGGCCTGGTTATAGTTCAGTTCGTCCACTGGGATGGGCCATAAATAATGTTTCTCTGCAATGTCGATACCCTTGTTCTCGGACACAAATTCTTCGGCCCTGCCCAGTCGCTTCAGGTCCAGCCATCGTTTTCCTTCAAACTGGAATTCATAGGCACGCTCCTGCAGCACCGTATCCAAAAATGCCTCGGGTGACATTTCAGCAAGGCCAAAATCCACTTCATTGGCGGCAGAAGGATCCAGCCCATACCCCCTTCTGTGCACTTGGTTCAGCGCATCCAATGCCCCGCTGCTCACCGTGCCCGAGGCCCTTGCATCTGCTTCGGCAAAGATCAACAGCACCTCGGCATAACGGTAGATCGGCAGGTCGTTGCCCGCACCCGTATTGTCCGGGGCTTCCGGTTCCACGTATTTCCCGTTGACCAAGGTGGTGGCCCCCAGGCCAAAATCCACTGGTGTCCATAGCTGCTTCCTGAGGTCTGCATCATTCCATTGCGCATAGAAAGGATTGGCCGAATCGCCGTAATGCGCATAGGCTCCCCCAAAATTATAAAGCCCGGTACTGGGGTGGTTCAATATCCAGGGGAGTCCGTTTCCCTGGGCGGTCTGTCTGGTATATTTCAGGTAAAACACCTCTTCTGTACTGTTCACCAGGTCCGGGCCGAAAACATCCCACTGAATGTCCTCTACACCTTGTACCGGCACCAGACCAAACCGCCCGGATTCCATCACTTCCAGGGCTTTGGTGCGGGCCGAATCATACTGCTCCAGCTGGAGATAGACATCTGCCAACAGTGTCTTGGCCGACCAACTGGTAGGCCTTCCGGGCTGGACAGGATCGGCAGGAAGGCCATCCTCTGCAACCAGTAGATCCGCCAAGATAAAATCATAGACCTCTTCTACACTGGCCTTCGGCACATCTTTTTGCTCGATGTTTTCAGCTGTCCTCAGCGGCACACCGCCCCAATTCCTGACCAGGTCAAAATAGGTCAGTGCCCTTAAAAACCTGGCTTCGGCCAAATAACGGCTGCGGATTTCCTGGTCCACTTGTTCGCTCTGCGGGGCATAAAAGATCACCAAATTGGCATTTCTGATCCCTTCGTAAAACATCGTCCACCGGCTTGCCGCCGCATTCATATTGGTAGCGTTCAAACCATTGAAGTCATTGTATTGCGCCCTACTTCCCCTTCCGTATCCCCAATCGGTATGGGCACTCAGTACGGCCACTTGCTCCGGTCTTACATTCCGCAAGGGCGTATAAATGGCGTTGGTAGCGGCCTCGATATCTGCTGCGGTCTGGTAAAAATTTTCTGCTACGACCGTCTTGGGTTCCTCTTCCAGGAGATCGCTACATCCTGCCAGCATCACCAGTACCACCGCCATCAGGAGCAGGTTTATGACGGGAAGTGCCTTGTCTTTGGATTTTATGTGATATGTATTCATGTCTATTGTGCGTTTGGATGGTTAGAAAGTGGCCCTCAGACCCACGGTATATGATTTTGGTATAGGATAACTGTAATGGTCAATGCCCAGGCTGGTATCGCCACCGTTGCTGTTGACCTCTGGATCCCACCAGGAATAGTCGGTAAATGTCAACAGGTTCTGCCCACTCACATATAGCTTCAGGTTCCCGATCCACTTGGACTGTGGAAAGGAGAAATCGTAGGCCAGTTGGACGTTTTTGAGGCGCATATAGGAGCCATCCTCCACGTACCGGTCAGAGACCTTCAGGTCATTGTTACGGCTGATCCTGGGATAGGCCGCATCAGGATTATCCGCCGACCAATGGTCGAGGAGCACCGCTTCGGGCATATTCAAGCCCTGTCCATAGTCCATGGTACTTGATATCGAACTGACGTTGAAGATATCGTTGCCCTTTGATCCCTGCAGGAAAATATCCAGTTGGAAATTCTTGAAATTCATAGTGGAGTTGATCCCGTAATAAAAATCCGGATTGGGGTCACCGATCGCCGTCTTGTCCGCTTCGGTGATTTCCCCGTCCCCGTTCAGGTCCCTGTACCGGATATCGCCCTGTTCGGTAAAACCGTCCTCTTGGTAGCCCCAAAACTGTCCCAGGGGCCTCCCTTCCTCCATAATGGAAAAGTTGTCCGCCACGGTGACCACATTGATGTAATTGGTCAGGATGGGCTCACCATCATTCAGGCTGATGACCTTGTTGCGGTTAAAGGAAATGTTTCCACTGAGGTTCCAGCGAAATGCCCTGTTCAGCACAATGGCATCCATGCTGAGTTCCAGTCCTTTGTTCTGGACCTCCCCTACATTGGCCACCGTGGTGGTATAGCCATATGAACTCGGCAGTCTAACGGTGCTGAGCAGGTCGCGGGTATTTTTGATATAAAAATCGGCTCCCAGCATGATCCTTCCCCCGATCAGTCCCACGTCCATTCCCACGTCAAACTGCTCGGTAGTTTCCCACTTCAGGTCACCTGGAAGGACCGCCTGCGGGGCAAAGGTACTGTACAGCTCATCCCCAAACACCGTATATCCCGGAAACAGCCTGTTCAATGTACTGTAAGGGTCAATGGCCTGGCTTCCGGTCAGCCCCCAGCTGGTACGGAGCTTTAATGCGGAAATTGCTTTCTGGTCCTTCATAAACCCTTCCTGGGACACCCGCCAAGCCAGTGCTGCGGATGGAAAATGTCCCCATTTATTGCCTTCACTATAGCGCGAGGAGCCATCCGCCCTCCAAGTGGCCGTAAAGAGGTATTTATCCGCATAATTATAGTTTAGCCGACCGATATAGGAAAGCAATACCGACTTGGCATATCCTGATGTGGGCACCCCTGGGGTATTGGCCGCGCCCAGGTTATCGGTCTCGAACAGATCGCTCAAAAATCCGGCAGCACTTCCAGCCAGGTAGCGTGTCTGGAAGTCCTGATAGGTAAATCCGGCCAAGACGTCAAACTTATGCCTTTCGTCCAGTGTGTCCGTATAGGAAATGGTATTTTCATTGAGCCGGCTGATGTACTGCCGGGTGTTGACGCTGGCATTACCGTCGCTATTGATAAAATCGGTGGTCCGGTAAACATCCGTCCGGTCATCCCTGTTCTCTATTCCTCCAAGCACCTTGATGGTCAGTTTCGGAACCGGGCTGTAGCTCACCGAGGCATTGGCCAGGACAATATTGGCATTGACCGTATTAAATTCCTCGTTGATATAGTTAAGTGGATTGATGATATCCGGAGAGACAAATGGAAAATCTTGCGACAATACGGTCAGTGAGCCATCCTGCCCATACGGTGTGGACAATGGAGAGGCCACCAGCGCCGCCCCTATCATGGAGTTTCCCCTGGCCCCGCCATCACTGTCCCTTCTGGCCGTGGTCAATTTGGTCAGGTTGGTCGAAAAGTCAATGGTCAGCTTATCGCTCAGCGAATGGTGGATGGAGGATT
It encodes:
- a CDS encoding TonB-dependent receptor, with the translated sequence MKWTLILCLSLVFQVTAKVHSQDLTLKAQGLPLIEVMEMIESQSEYRFVFNDETVSQSRPVYVDVKSGSLETILTEIFSHQPFTYQLVETYIVIKPKTTDDPAAITVTGTVISTDGEPLPGATVRVKGGSKGTVTDLDGKFTFNGLSENAILVISFIGYDPVEIPVDGRSKIAVTLRPSENDLSEIVVIGYGQQDRKEVTSAISNFRPDEKNFRQVLGPDQMMQGRMPGVHVGAGAGTPGSNVRVSIRGIGSLSGQNEPLYVVDGIPLVNHNAALFNLGEGMNPLSELNPNDIESIEVLKDAASAAIYGSRATNGVVIITTKSGKVGQSSLNIQTNFGVQYLPNLDKLKMADSDLYLEVLNEARFNYNEQNGYSPGDGNFVDYMEDPYPGLPDTDWLDLVLRDALVSNVNVSFSSGSEKTKLYISGGYLNQEGVLKTNDYKKYNAKVNVTHQAVNWLEIGTNTNLSFSRNHRVPNGTYGSSVFLRSMGQRPFDRPYKPNGDYYVGGTDELVYHNNLQIINEQNTKLDNYRMLGNAYADIKFSPSFHLKNTFGLDAIYTEDYLYYTDEHPYGAGQGRLLDERRMMTNGLVENTLYFDHTFGKLTVNALVGHSYQKVTTSTNYIDGRGFPSPSFDVLSVASEIANASSGFGENALESYYSRANLSWEDKYLLSLSIRADGSSKFSPEKRYGSFPSISAGWNVSDEDFWKFSQTDLKLRASYGATGNQDGIGSYAYQALMSGGANYGGNSGLSISTFGNPNLTWETANQFDVGIDLGLWSGKANISADYFIKNTENLLYNMPIHATSGFSSVTSNIGSMRNTGLEFLFDYNQQFGELQWQSSFNISFVQNELTSLLGDDPLLIGANRTLQVGEEVGSFYMYKMLGIFQTDEEVPEQLYDQGVRAGDVHYEDVNGDGIINVDDRQIIGTSNPDFYGGWSNTFQYKNFDLSAFLTFSQGSEIYATWRITTDRLGNGRQGFREEPALERWTGPGTSNEVPRAIHGTGYNTYNSSRFLEDASFLRLRTLSLGYSLPQSILDKLQMSKLRVFVQGENLYLFSNYSGLDPEVSKNYDARFMADDNMNLPQPRTIRLGINAAF
- a CDS encoding FecR family protein, which gives rise to MNEQDYIHIYTQLILKSLKGTLEEVERDRLEDWLSQSQESRDFYERISQEHLLEEEMAFFSSIDSKGAFGKLKQHLPSSGKRESQEKKWWVRYAAAAAILAVVITGWGIYGGWLPITPPSDQGTVATVDVGPGTDKAILILPDGEEILLEGAAEGTLKEDVGITVAKRLDQVIFNVEKDFTTPESKVNRVFVPKGGKYQVVLADGTKVWLNSASSLAFPSNFTGPSRTVMLKGEGYFEVAHDPEVPFIVQANDTEVKVLGTHFNINTYENEPLTKTTLLEGSVEVSHKDKTKVISPGEQALSNGQLSVRKIDTRQVVAWKEGLFMFKRTKLEDILRQLERWYAIKVSFDGDIPEKHFSGTISMDTNLSKVLGMLEMSGAIDFELKNGTVYVKNTTH
- a CDS encoding RNA polymerase sigma factor, which encodes MKNNNDQTSIFRKGTKPTLEEVFYGFHKKLVYFCFQYVQEKDLAEDIVQEVFIQFAQKEELLEHEIPYIQNYLFKAVKNRSINALRDQKHNLGIDDGMAEISNQNQSIVQRMIHSEVLNELYAAMEALPEGCRRISTLGFLEGKSNQEIADQLGVSINTVKTQKQRGLKLLRLRLNPEVLYVLVLLINC
- a CDS encoding RagB/SusD family nutrient uptake outer membrane protein, with protein sequence MNTYHIKSKDKALPVINLLLMAVVLVMLAGCSDLLEEEPKTVVAENFYQTAADIEAATNAIYTPLRNVRPEQVAVLSAHTDWGYGRGSRAQYNDFNGLNATNMNAAASRWTMFYEGIRNANLVIFYAPQSEQVDQEIRSRYLAEARFLRALTYFDLVRNWGGVPLRTAENIEQKDVPKASVEEVYDFILADLLVAEDGLPADPVQPGRPTSWSAKTLLADVYLQLEQYDSARTKALEVMESGRFGLVPVQGVEDIQWDVFGPDLVNSTEEVFYLKYTRQTAQGNGLPWILNHPSTGLYNFGGAYAHYGDSANPFYAQWNDADLRKQLWTPVDFGLGATTLVNGKYVEPEAPDNTGAGNDLPIYRYAEVLLIFAEADARASGTVSSGALDALNQVHRRGYGLDPSAANEVDFGLAEMSPEAFLDTVLQERAYEFQFEGKRWLDLKRLGRAEEFVSENKGIDIAEKHYLWPIPVDELNYNQAMDASSDQNPGY
- a CDS encoding SusC/RagA family TonB-linked outer membrane protein — encoded protein: MKIPLTRLYGWVLTLSLAGMPCLFAFASIATFSAKHGGHRGVSYLQDTVPVPPLVQDTVPDQRDTVPASAKTVKGKVTDQDGASLPGATVQVKGTSNGTITDDSGHYSISLPAENESPVLVFSFVGFEGKEITVGNQSQIDVSLASEEEELEEVVVIGYGSARKADLTGAISQVSAEEVNAFPTTSVVQAMAGRAPGVQVVQNNGSPGGGVNIRIRGSNSIQGDNSPLYVIDGFPYSGNPTNLNNSDIASIEVLKDASATAIYGSRGANGVVLITTKGGVQSPTQVEFDSYYSVQRLRKKLDLMNGRQYGQLMNIQAENDGLAPYFSESELSAMGNGTDWQDQVFDKAPIKSSSIRVSGGNESTRFSVGGSIFDQEGIIKGSDYNRYALQSSIHHSLSDKLTIDFSTNLTKLTTARRDSDGGARGNSMIGAALVASPLSTPYGQDGSLTVLSQDFPFVSPDIINPLNYINEEFNTVNANIVLANASVSYSPVPKLTIKVLGGIENRDDRTDVYRTTDFINSDGNASVNTRQYISRLNENTISYTDTLDERHKFDVLAGFTYQDFQTRYLAGSAAGFLSDLFETDNLGAANTPGVPTSGYAKSVLLSYIGRLNYNYADKYLFTATWRADGSSRYSEGNKWGHFPSAALAWRVSQEGFMKDQKAISALKLRTSWGLTGSQAIDPYSTLNRLFPGYTVFGDELYSTFAPQAVLPGDLKWETTEQFDVGMDVGLIGGRIMLGADFYIKNTRDLLSTVRLPSSYGYTTTVANVGEVQNKGLELSMDAIVLNRAFRWNLSGNISFNRNKVISLNDGEPILTNYINVVTVADNFSIMEEGRPLGQFWGYQEDGFTEQGDIRYRDLNGDGEITEADKTAIGDPNPDFYYGINSTMNFKNFQLDIFLQGSKGNDIFNVSSISSTMDYGQGLNMPEAVLLDHWSADNPDAAYPRISRNNDLKVSDRYVEDGSYMRLKNVQLAYDFSFPQSKWIGNLKLYVSGQNLLTFTDYSWWDPEVNSNGGDTSLGIDHYSYPIPKSYTVGLRATF